The genome window TGGAGTCGGCTCCGGCGTCATTGTCAGCCCGGACGGTTACATCATCACCAACAACCACGTCGTCGAAGGCGCCGACCGGATCACCGTGACGCTGGCCGATGATCGCGAGTTCTCCGGAAAGCTCGTGGGAGCCGACCCGCCCACGGATGTCGCCGTCGTGAAGATTGAAGGGACAGACCTGCCCGCGCTCACGTTTGGCGACTCCGACACAGCGCGAGTTGGCGACGTGGTGCTCGCGATCGGGAGCCCGCTTGGACTGGACCAGTCAGCAAGCATGGGGATCATCAGCGCAAAGGGGCGCACCGAGGTTGGCGTGAATGTCGGTAGCGGCGGCGACCCCGGCTACGGTGACTTCCTGCAGATCGATGCTCCGATCAATCAGGGGAACTCCGGCGGAGCGCTCGTGAACACACGGGGCGAGCTGATCGGCATCCCGACGCTCATCTTGTCTCCCAGCGGCGGGAACATCGGCGTCGGCTTTGCCATTCCGACCAACATGGCCCGCGGCGTCATGGATCAACTCGTCAAGTCCGGCAAGGTTCGCCGTGCCAGGCTCGGAGTGGGGATCAATGACGTTGACTCGGCCATGGCGGAAGCATTGAACCTGCCTTCGACTCAAGGAGCAGTCGTCGGAGAAGTCCAGGCCGACACGCCCGCAGAGGATGCTGGGCTCCAACAGGGTGACGTGATCGTCGGCGTCAACGGGCAGGACATTCGCAACAGAGACGAGCTGCGAAACCTCATCGCGTCCCAGCAACCTGGCAGCAAGGCAAACGTGACGTTCCTGCGATCCGGCAAGGAACAGAGCGTCACCGTGACGCTGAGTGAGCTCGAGACAGAAGAGCAGGCCTCACGTACGTCAGGCGGCGGTGAATCAGAAAGCGGCCGCCTCGGTCTCAGAGTGGAGCCTCTCACGCCGGAGCTGAGAGCGAAGTTGAAGACGACGCGTGACGGCGGTGTCGTGGTCGCCGACGTTACGCCGGACAGTCCAGCGGGCGAGGCTGGCCTTCGACCGGGTATGGTCATCTACGAAGTCAATAAGAAGCCAGTTCAGTCAGCGCAGGACGTTACTAAGGCCGTAGCAGCAGCCGGAAACAGCGCGGTGCTCCTGACGATCGGCGTCGATGGCAGCGAGAGCCTCGTCGCGGTACGGCCGCAGGGATAGAGCAGATCGGACGGTTACGCGACCGCGAAGCGAGGGGGCCCGGCGGCTTGCCAGCCGTAGCTCGCAAAAGCGAGCGAAGGTTGGCCCGCTCGCTTCGCCGGCGCGACATCCACCTCCGCAAAACTGGCGACCGGCTGAGGAGGGTGCTCACTCCGACTCGTTGCGGGCGGCGGTTGCCCGCAACACCTTCCCCGCGACGGCTCCAGTCACCTCCCCGCGCTCCAGCGCCACCACGCCATTGACGATCACCGCAGACATGCCGTCGGCGAGCTGGTGCGGATCCTCGTAGGTGGCTCGGTCACGTACGGCCGTTGGATCGAACACCAGCACATCGGCAGCGGCGCCTTTACGTAGGACGCCGCGATCGCTCAAGCCAAACACCTCTGCCGGCAACGCGGTCATGCTGCGGAGCGCAGCCTCCAGCGTCACGGTCTTCTTCTCACGCACGAACAGGGCGAGCTTGCGCGGAAACGCGCCGTTGTTGCGAGGATGCGGCTTACCCACACCTGGTAGCGTGAGCCCGCCGTCGCTCGAGGTCATGGTCCAGGGTTGCCGCATGATCTGATCGATGTCGTCCATCGACATGTTGAACGACACGACCGACGCATTGCCCTGCTCGACGAGATTCAGCGCCGTCTCCTCCGCGCTGGCCTTCTGCTCTCGTGCGATCTCTTCGAGGGTCTGTCCTTCCAGCCCATGATCCGGCGCGAATGCCGCGATGACGAGTGATGACGGCCCGCCCCTGCGCTGGATGTTCTCACGCACTTCCACGAGCAGCCTCGCGCGTGTGTCGGGCGCTCGTAGGCGGTTGAGCAGCGCCTCGCGACCTCCAGCCTGCGCCCAGCGCGGGACGAGCGCGCCCATCAAGCTCGTAGACGAGGCTTCATACGGGTACTGATCAGCAAACAGGCGCACGCCTCGCTCTCGCGCGGCGGCGATCTGCTCGATGCATGCCGCCGCCTTGCCCCAGCTCTCGGGTCCGAGCGCCTTCATGTGGCTGACGATGCCGGTCGTGCCGGTCCCTTCGGCAATCTGGATGATTTCGGCGACGGCCGAGACCAGACCGACCGAGTAGCTATCTTCGTCACGAATGTGGCTGCTGTGCACCCCGCCGTGCTCCGCCACCACGCGCATCAGCGCAATCACCTCGTCGGTGGTGGCATAGCTACCGGGAGCGTAGAACAGGCCGGACGACAACCCGAACGCGCCCTCTTCCATGGCCTGGCGGACGAGCCCCTGCATCCGCTCGAGCTCTTGCGCAGTGGGTGCTCGATCGCTCATACCGAGCACGGCACTCCGCACGGCGCCGTGTCCAATGAGCGGAATCACGTTCACACCGGGACTGGCTGCCTCGAGCTCTGCGCGCTGCGAAGCGAGGTCGACCGGACCTCCCCCGTCGGGATTGATCACAATGGTGGTCACCCCTTGCGCGATGAGCGCCTGCGCTTGGTTCAAGGGGGCGCGCGTCAATGACTCGCCAGCATGCGAGTGGACGTCGATGAACCCGGGTGTTACCAGCTTTCCGCGCGCGTC of Luteitalea sp. contains these proteins:
- a CDS encoding Do family serine endopeptidase, giving the protein GVGSGVIVSPDGYIITNNHVVEGADRITVTLADDREFSGKLVGADPPTDVAVVKIEGTDLPALTFGDSDTARVGDVVLAIGSPLGLDQSASMGIISAKGRTEVGVNVGSGGDPGYGDFLQIDAPINQGNSGGALVNTRGELIGIPTLILSPSGGNIGVGFAIPTNMARGVMDQLVKSGKVRRARLGVGINDVDSAMAEALNLPSTQGAVVGEVQADTPAEDAGLQQGDVIVGVNGQDIRNRDELRNLIASQQPGSKANVTFLRSGKEQSVTVTLSELETEEQASRTSGGGESESGRLGLRVEPLTPELRAKLKTTRDGGVVVADVTPDSPAGEAGLRPGMVIYEVNKKPVQSAQDVTKAVAAAGNSAVLLTIGVDGSESLVAVRPQG
- a CDS encoding amidohydrolase family protein — translated: MVQWLAMRWRLQEIDCLPEPRPAGGPGRASRHQPFMLSRTVRSTLAYVLLAGALAASMACQARGESDDAREFDLIVQGGRVYDGHSDAMKPADVAIAGDRIAAVGDLGTASASLVIDARGKLVTPGFIDVHSHAGESLTRAPLNQAQALIAQGVTTIVINPDGGGPVDLASQRAELEAASPGVNVIPLIGHGAVRSAVLGMSDRAPTAQELERMQGLVRQAMEEGAFGLSSGLFYAPGSYATTDEVIALMRVVAEHGGVHSSHIRDEDSYSVGLVSAVAEIIQIAEGTGTTGIVSHMKALGPESWGKAAACIEQIAAARERGVRLFADQYPYEASSTSLMGALVPRWAQAGGREALLNRLRAPDTRARLLVEVRENIQRRGGPSSLVIAAFAPDHGLEGQTLEEIAREQKASAEETALNLVEQGNASVVSFNMSMDDIDQIMRQPWTMTSSDGGLTLPGVGKPHPRNNGAFPRKLALFVREKKTVTLEAALRSMTALPAEVFGLSDRGVLRKGAAADVLVFDPTAVRDRATYEDPHQLADGMSAVIVNGVVALERGEVTGAVAGKVLRATAARNESE